A stretch of the Candidatus Woesearchaeota archaeon genome encodes the following:
- a CDS encoding nucleotidyl transferase AbiEii/AbiGii toxin family protein has translation MYLNKETEISYHYLQQVIRYLDEPLCLLGGWAVYFTVNSRFEKDRGRSYLGSRDIDLGFHDVKTMKKTMEKLEQLGFKRLSFRYFKELHTETMRELDKEEARKVPLHDIFPMYVDLIIAKTDASMKTKLGFMPVDEPLLLHVFEKGKKNDVKEFGKHVMMPSPSLLIAMKICSIKERDKEHKRIKDFCDLTALCLYSGIAVEHLKEEVHSFVSENKVKENLRALDKADYAQVVKFLGIDETILVNLIDKLTM, from the coding sequence ATGTATCTGAACAAAGAAACTGAAATATCATATCATTATTTGCAACAAGTGATTAGGTATCTTGATGAACCTCTTTGTTTGCTCGGAGGTTGGGCTGTTTACTTTACAGTCAATTCTCGTTTTGAAAAAGACAGAGGAAGATCTTATCTTGGCTCTCGTGACATTGATCTTGGTTTTCATGATGTAAAGACAATGAAAAAAACAATGGAGAAATTAGAGCAGCTTGGTTTTAAGAGATTGTCTTTTCGCTACTTCAAAGAATTACATACAGAAACAATGCGAGAGTTGGATAAAGAAGAAGCGAGAAAAGTGCCATTGCACGATATCTTTCCTATGTATGTTGACTTGATTATTGCAAAGACAGATGCTTCCATGAAAACAAAGCTTGGTTTTATGCCTGTTGATGAACCATTATTACTACATGTTTTTGAAAAAGGAAAAAAGAACGATGTGAAAGAGTTTGGCAAGCATGTCATGATGCCAAGTCCTTCTTTGTTGATAGCAATGAAGATTTGCTCGATTAAGGAAAGAGATAAAGAGCACAAACGAATCAAGGATTTCTGCGATTTGACAGCGCTTTGTTTGTATAGTGGTATTGCAGTTGAGCATTTGAAAGAAGAAGTACACTCTTTTGTTTCTGAGAATAAAGTAAAAGAGAATCTTCGAGCATTAGATAAAGCAGATTATGCGCAGGTTGTGAAATTTTTAGGCATTGATGAAACCATTCTTGTTAATTTGATAGATAAATTGACCATGTAA
- a CDS encoding nucleotidyltransferase domain-containing protein, with protein sequence MGNEKINILRFLIENQDKTYSIRQIALQRRINYKSAYINIKTLAKEGVISVQKQGNTTNCSFNQKWNASVFQVEYARLQNLLKNKSFLVIYNRLARINTQFILLLFGSYVKGQATKHSDIDLLLITNDPKPIEREIHLIPLKIHLTHITYENFNSMLKSKEFTVVSEAIKKNIVLLGIEDYYRMIKNAQ encoded by the coding sequence ATGGGTAATGAAAAAATAAATATATTACGGTTTTTGATAGAGAATCAGGACAAAACATACAGCATCAGGCAAATTGCATTACAGAGGAGAATTAACTACAAGTCAGCATATATAAATATTAAAACTCTTGCAAAAGAAGGAGTAATAAGCGTACAAAAACAAGGGAATACAACGAATTGTTCATTCAATCAAAAATGGAACGCATCTGTTTTTCAAGTAGAATACGCACGACTTCAGAATCTTCTAAAAAATAAGAGTTTCCTTGTTATTTATAATAGATTAGCAAGAATAAACACCCAGTTTATTCTCCTCCTTTTTGGATCATATGTGAAAGGGCAGGCAACAAAACATTCAGATATTGATTTATTGCTTATAACAAATGATCCTAAGCCCATTGAAAGAGAAATACATTTAATTCCATTAAAAATCCATTTAACACATATAACGTATGAAAATTTTAATTCCATGTTAAAATCCAAAGAGTTTACTGTTGTTTCAGAAGCAATAAAAAAGAATATAGTGCTATTGGGCATAGAAGATTATTACAGGATGATAAAAAATGCTCAATGA
- a CDS encoding cupredoxin domain-containing protein: protein MKKELLYIGILTLILVISGCGTGTSEEETIAQEENITKDTAAVEETTQTEETIIEEQLVSNKITGGVVIETIEETPEETTNAVKEFTITAVKFGYTPSTITVSKGDTVHIIIDNADGMHGMKIPELGISGDEEVTFVAEEAGTFTWRCNNFCGTGHKEMSGTLIVEE, encoded by the coding sequence ATGAAAAAAGAATTATTGTATATTGGAATTCTCACACTTATTCTTGTAATAAGTGGGTGTGGAACAGGAACAAGTGAAGAAGAAACAATTGCTCAAGAAGAGAATATTACAAAAGATACTGCTGCAGTTGAAGAAACAACGCAGACTGAAGAAACAATTATTGAAGAACAGCTAGTAAGCAATAAAATAACTGGAGGAGTAGTTATCGAAACAATAGAAGAAACTCCTGAAGAGACAACAAACGCAGTCAAAGAATTCACTATTACTGCAGTGAAGTTCGGCTACACCCCGAGCACAATTACTGTCAGCAAAGGAGATACTGTTCATATTATCATTGACAATGCGGACGGCATGCACGGCATGAAAATTCCTGAACTAGGAATCAGCGGAGATGAAGAAGTCACGTTTGTTGCAGAAGAAGCAGGAACATTTACCTGGCGATGTAACAATTTCTGTGGCACAGGACATAAAGAAATGAGTGGCACATTGATTGTGGAAGAATAA
- a CDS encoding diphthine--ammonia ligase yields the protein MLKDATKITKLKLGALFSGGKDSMFATYVATTFGWDVACLITLKSDNPESFMFHTPNIDITSYQAEAMGLPLIVERTSGKKEDELGDLHEALKKAKEKYGINGIIVGALASDYQHERVNRVCEELQLKTFAPLWHKNQGMLLKEMIDLGFEIYISSIAADGLSEKWLGRKLDSKAYNELMQLHHRIGLHPAGEGGEYESIVLYCPFLFHKRLAVKKAEKFMESPYVGTYKIDHVELVPA from the coding sequence ATGCTTAAAGACGCAACCAAAATCACGAAATTGAAACTCGGCGCGCTGTTCAGTGGCGGCAAAGATTCCATGTTCGCGACCTATGTCGCAACGACCTTTGGCTGGGATGTCGCGTGCCTCATTACATTGAAATCTGATAATCCTGAATCCTTCATGTTTCATACTCCTAACATTGATATTACATCTTATCAGGCAGAAGCAATGGGATTGCCACTTATTGTAGAAAGGACTTCTGGCAAAAAAGAAGATGAGCTTGGTGATCTTCATGAAGCATTAAAAAAAGCAAAAGAGAAATATGGTATTAATGGAATCATTGTTGGCGCGCTTGCGTCTGATTATCAACATGAACGCGTGAATCGTGTTTGCGAAGAATTACAGCTCAAAACATTCGCGCCACTCTGGCACAAAAATCAAGGAATGCTCCTCAAAGAAATGATAGATCTCGGGTTTGAGATTTACATCAGTTCGATTGCCGCGGATGGTTTAAGCGAAAAGTGGTTGGGAAGAAAACTTGATTCCAAAGCGTATAATGAACTCATGCAGCTGCATCATCGCATTGGTTTACATCCTGCTGGCGAAGGGGGGGAATATGAATCCATTGTTCTCTATTGTCCATTTTTATTCCACAAACGGCTTGCGGTGAAGAAGGCAGAAAAATTCATGGAATCTCCGTATGTGGGAACATACAAAATTGATCATGTGGAGCTTGTTCCTGCATGA